The Lutzomyia longipalpis isolate SR_M1_2022 chromosome 2, ASM2433408v1 DNA window AAAATCCTGAGCACAAAGGGGTGGTTCCCCCAAACACCCGCCCCACAAGCCTTTTCTACCAAAGTGTacgattaattaaaaaaaaactaattcagtACACAAAAGTTTCTCTTCTCACGGTGCTATCTAACGTACATAAGAATACTAAGTAGTCACAGTGCAAATTTTCTCAGTTCAGCATCTCCTCCCACGCGagtatgcaaaataaattcaatggatAAAGTTCCTTTATTACAAATGATTGACTCCTTTATTGGCACACTGCTTTCTTCTATTCCCACCtcctcttttttctcttaattcaatcgtgttgcaatttttttccaccctcctCTAATTGCTTTCCCCGGAAATACATTTTTGTAAAGGACTTGTTAACAGTTTGcttggaatttttctctctcttttccttCAAGAAACTTTTCTCCTTGAAGCACGCGAAAACccttttgaattgaaattttttttgaataaattttaagaaaattaaataagactTTTCTTGCcaagttttccttttaatcGTATTACTTTTAGttgtaattaaagttttttttttcgaagaaattctttgtgGAATCagtattgatttttctttggaataaaaaaaataaataaaagcaaaaatatacTCATTTGGGAGTGATTAACTACCCCACATGGAAAAGCATGTGAAGGAGGCTCaataaatctcttaaaatattGTGCGTGGGGTGTTGGGAATGATGCCAAAATGTTCATAAAGTTTgccaatcttttttttctctctcagtaTCTTCACAGCTATTGTATTTAAGCTAAAACATCCATCGAACacagaaatattaaatttaaaaataataatttttgtaaaggTTTCCCAACATAATAATACTTTAAAAGAAAGACAATAAAAACTTATCAAACTCTTTGCAGTCCCACCAACGATTCTGGAGCAATACACGAGCAACGATATGGTCGTTAGGGAAGGCTCAAATGttacgctaaattgcaaggcGCGAGGCTACCCGGAGCCATACATCATGTGGCGGCGCGAGGATGGCGGCGAAATGTCCATCGGCGGTGAGAATGGTTGGCcccccatccacccacacacacacattccaGCCTCtagagatatttattttaacgttcCTAAATgtctattattttttcttctttctcccaTGTGCCGCCCTTGCCCAAAAAGTGGCTGTCGTTGATGGAGAAGTGCTGTCGATTGTGAAGGTGAGTCGCCTCCACATGGCGGCTTATTTATGTGTTGCCTCCAATGGAGTCCCGCCGTCAGTGAGTAAAAAATTGGAGCTTCGTGTTCAATGTGAGtgataaaatgtttcaatttgaGGTAGATGATGTGGTGATTTTACATTATTTCACCCGTTTTCCCCCACTCGTACATTGTACATGTAGTTCCCCCAATGCTGTCCATCCCAAATCAACTCGAGGGCGCATACACGGGTCAGGATGTCACCCTTGAGTGCCACACTGAAGCCTATCCGGCATCGATAAATTACTGGACGACAGATCGAGGAGATATGATTATATCAGGTAAAAATGATGTGAATGAGAGTCACAAAAGGGAACTTTTCcaagtaatttaaattaaatatagttAGAGCGAGGAACAGAGggaggaaaaaatatacaacaaggggggtgggggtggcaAAAAGAGGGGTATATACCCTGAGTAATTTGCCAGTGATAAATTGCCCCACTGACTTATCGCGCCCAAGAGTTGTCGTCTCATACACAACATAATTTCAATGTTCACAGACACCGCACAATGAATTCCCCTATTCATTCCCACACCCCCTCCCGCCCCCTCCCGCCCCATCAACCCCCAtcctttttcatatttttgtcCATGAATAGACCACCCACTTTTGCTCACCCACCAAAACATGCGGGGATACGGGGCGGTATTTGCAGAGGACATTGTTTTCAAATGCGGAAGAATAGGGGGAAATATTTGGTGAATTCAGCATTTTCCCATAGTTTATGAAATTGTTCCCTCTCAGACCGCTTTCACAACTTTTCTACGAGGTCATCTGAAAATTTCGGTATGTTTGGTCTGCAAACTGAAATTAAATCTTGCCAGGATCAATTGTCATGGTAAAGTTTTGGGAGATTTTTGGAGGGGAAATTCCACATACATATGAACAAATGTATGTGAAAGCTCACAAGCTTTTCCCAAACAAATGCTTCTGAGTATATATGGTTAATTTAGTGGAATTTTGATTGTTTACCTATGCAATTTACAGAAATATAATAGGGTAATACCTGTGTAGGgagaaatgagaagaaaagaacaatGGGGACCTTTTTAAAAATGCAGAAAGCTTAGACTTAAGGTGAATGAAAGCTTGGCGAATTTAAAATactataaataattctttgaaacaaataaatttagttttagaatatttattaaaaattaaaaaaataattttttaaaagcatttcGCTAATTTTTACCacaatttatgctttttgttaaattgaatttttattctttcaaaataatccgaataatAATATGCTACAACATATGATTTTTCGgatatttttcccataaataaaatacccttcgggggaatttttttaatcagaattttattgaaaaaatcaatgatttttttttatttaattgatttagttaattaacccagatttgttattttaaaatgtttaagaaaaatcaatttttaatcaaaatttttgaaagtttgcGTAGGAAGGCCTTAAAGCATTCCGCCAACAAAATATATtcgatttttgtgaaaataatttgttacaTAACTTTGTAATGAATTTagcaagaaaatcattcaaacacattcattttgaaataattttcctgatcatcaaaaaaatattctcttatcTAACAGAGCTTTTGGAGAGCTTTCGTTttctaaaatcattttaatctcTTGTCACTTTAGGAATATGACAAAATCGTAAAAGAAACTAAAGAAATAGAAGAGTTAAAACCAATTATCCCCACGAACCTTCTCAACaactataaaatttttgaatttcctattttttttaaacacattttttcattgaaaaaaattcccatataGTTATtaatacaataaattaatcattaatgTAGACACTTCACGTGCAGGAGACAAATTCGAAACATTGTCCATCAGCAATGGCTACAGCAAGTACATGAAGTTGAAAATTCGCAATGTGGGACCCAAAGACTTTGGCTCCTACCGTTGTGTGGCAAAGAACTCACTCGGGGAAACAGATGGTCTTATAAAGCTCGAtggtaattttattatttcttcacataacgttgttttttttattttattttttcttgtgcacaatatttttgtgagaatagtcgtaatttgaattttaaatcaatatcaCTGTCGAAgtatattttacattatttttcaacgtctttttttgggtttctttggaaaaaataagaaattcccGCTCCAACAACTCCAATGACAACGGAAGTATATCACTTGAATCGGTCACGGACGAAGCATCGGAAGAAGTATGATTTCGTAACTATTGGCGACTATGGAGTTGAAGAGTGGAGAGATAACAATGGTAAGGCAATTCTTTgcgctttttttttgaaattgaagtGGCAAAACTGTGGATTTTTTCCTCGTGAACTTCCTTAAAAGTCTTCGCGtcaactc harbors:
- the LOC129788424 gene encoding lachesin isoform X4; this translates as MKRAIMTTFAVIFATAVIFAEGKPSQSTDTKVEYNNELNFPRFAEPIPNITVSVGRDALLACVVDNLKGYKVAWVRVDTQTILSIHHNVITQNPRITLSYNDHRSWYLQIKEVEESDRGWYMCQINTDPMRSRKGYLQVVVPPTILEQYTSNDMVVREGSNVTLNCKARGYPEPYIMWRREDGGEMSIGVAVVDGEVLSIVKVSRLHMAAYLCVASNGVPPSVSKKLELRVQFPPMLSIPNQLEGAYTGQDVTLECHTEAYPASINYWTTDRGDMIISGDKFETLSISNGYSKYMKLKIRNVGPKDFGSYRCVAKNSLGETDGLIKLDEIPAPTTPMTTEVYHLNRSRTKHRKKYDFVTIGDYGVEEWRDNNDYNGDLSLPSRGPPPIRHPPGAYLNRCHPLSFAPASSLMILAIILRAVRSTLQR
- the LOC129788424 gene encoding lachesin isoform X3, which gives rise to MKRAIMTTFAVIFATAVIFAEGKPSQSTDTKVEYNNELNFPRFAEPIPNITVSVGRDALLACVVDNLKGYKVAWVRVDTQTILSIHHNVITQNPRITLSYNDHRSWYLQIKEVEESDRGWYMCQINTDPMRSRKGYLQVVVPPTILEQYTSNDMVVREGSNVTLNCKARGYPEPYIMWRREDGGEMSIGGENVAVVDGEVLSIVKVSRLHMAAYLCVASNGVPPSVSKKLELRVQFPPMLSIPNQLEGAYTGQDVTLECHTEAYPASINYWTTDRGDMIISGDKFETLSISNGYSKYMKLKIRNVGPKDFGSYRCVAKNSLGETDGLIKLDEIPAPTTPMTTEVYHLNRSRTKHRKKYDFVTIGDYGVEEWRDNNDYNGDLSLPSRGPPPIRHPPGAYLNRCHPLSFAPASSLMILAIILRAVRSTLQR
- the LOC129788424 gene encoding lachesin isoform X5 → MCQINTDPMRSRKGYLQVVVPPTILEQYTSNDMVVREGSNVTLNCKARGYPEPYIMWRREDGGEMSIGGENVAVVDGEVLSIVKVSRLHMAAYLCVASNGVPPSVSKKLELRVQFPPMLSIPNQLEGAYTGQDVTLECHTEAYPASINYWTTDRGDMIISDTSRAGDKFETLSISNGYSKYMKLKIRNVGPKDFGSYRCVAKNSLGETDGLIKLDEIPAPTTPMTTEVYHLNRSRTKHRKKYDFVTIGDYGVEEWRDNNDYNGDLSLPSRGPPPIRHPPGAYLNRCHPLSFAPASSLMILAIILRAVRSTLQR
- the LOC129788424 gene encoding lachesin isoform X2 is translated as MKRAIMTTFAVIFATAVIFAEGKPSQSTDTKVEYNNELNFPRFAEPIPNITVSVGRDALLACVVDNLKGYKVAWVRVDTQTILSIHHNVITQNPRITLSYNDHRSWYLQIKEVEESDRGWYMCQINTDPMRSRKGYLQVVVPPTILEQYTSNDMVVREGSNVTLNCKARGYPEPYIMWRREDGGEMSIGVAVVDGEVLSIVKVSRLHMAAYLCVASNGVPPSVSKKLELRVQFPPMLSIPNQLEGAYTGQDVTLECHTEAYPASINYWTTDRGDMIISDTSRAGDKFETLSISNGYSKYMKLKIRNVGPKDFGSYRCVAKNSLGETDGLIKLDEIPAPTTPMTTEVYHLNRSRTKHRKKYDFVTIGDYGVEEWRDNNDYNGDLSLPSRGPPPIRHPPGAYLNRCHPLSFAPASSLMILAIILRAVRSTLQR
- the LOC129788424 gene encoding lachesin isoform X1, translated to MKRAIMTTFAVIFATAVIFAEGKPSQSTDTKVEYNNELNFPRFAEPIPNITVSVGRDALLACVVDNLKGYKVAWVRVDTQTILSIHHNVITQNPRITLSYNDHRSWYLQIKEVEESDRGWYMCQINTDPMRSRKGYLQVVVPPTILEQYTSNDMVVREGSNVTLNCKARGYPEPYIMWRREDGGEMSIGGENVAVVDGEVLSIVKVSRLHMAAYLCVASNGVPPSVSKKLELRVQFPPMLSIPNQLEGAYTGQDVTLECHTEAYPASINYWTTDRGDMIISDTSRAGDKFETLSISNGYSKYMKLKIRNVGPKDFGSYRCVAKNSLGETDGLIKLDEIPAPTTPMTTEVYHLNRSRTKHRKKYDFVTIGDYGVEEWRDNNDYNGDLSLPSRGPPPIRHPPGAYLNRCHPLSFAPASSLMILAIILRAVRSTLQR